Part of the Candidatus Zymogenus saltonus genome is shown below.
AGAAGTTCGTGTTCTTCTCGATTATCTCCCCCATCCTCGATATGGAGGAGAGCATGGCGGAGGTCTCGGGGTCAATGAGGGAGCCGACCTTGAGCGTCTTGTGATGGTGGTGGCTGCGTATGCTGTTGTATGTGGAGAGGCCGACCGCCGCGGACTTCCAGCCCCCGTTCATCGTGATGAAATTGAGGTTTGCGTAGATAACAAGGTCCGAGTCCACGAGGGAGCGGTTTACCTCGACGTCTTCGCCCGCCTCGGTCTTCCCAAGGGATACGATGGAGGCGGGATCCTCCGCGTCGTGACACGAGATGTTTTTCCTGAACTCCCTCGTTACCTTCCGTCCCAAAATGGTCGAGAGCTCCCTCAGCGTCCATTTCCTGTGTATGCCCCCGGCGCAGATCAGCCGGATATTCTTTTTCTTGATCCCGGCGGCGAAGAGCTTTTCGATAACCGCCTCGATGATCTGGCCCCTCGTGTCTTTTATCATCGGGGGAACCGGGATGCAGGGGTCGTCGAAGGCGATTGTCACCCTGGATGTCGGGTCCACCATGCTGATCAAGGGGGGCGTGCCCAGGGGGCGGTCGAGGGCGTTGACGATTGCGGCCTTTTCGTCGGCGATGGCTGGAAACGGCCCCGGGGGATATATGATTCTCGTCTTTTCGGGAAAATCGTATATGGTAAGATCGTCTCCGGAGAATACGAACTCTCTTTTGTAAACCGGCATCGAATTTCCTCCCTGATTTAGGCTTAAGCTCAATTATTATATAGATATCGTATAGTATAGGAGATGTCCGTTTCTTTATCAAGGAGTTTTTCTTTTAAAGCCGGCTCCTTTTTTAAGGAGACTTATCGGGGCGATATTTGTAGGGTCAATGGTGTCTTTTGGGGCAATAAGGACAAGGGATTGACAAAGGGAGCTATCTCTGGTAAATTATTACGAAAAATATCGCTGGTCGTGATGTTTACTCTAAATCCAAAAATCGAAAGGCTTGATTTAAAGTCCTCCGAGATAGTTGCGGTGGTCTCATCGGGGAACCGGCCCTTCGTCGCCGTTTCCGGGCCGGCCCAGGAGGCGGATGCGTATATAATCTCCGCCAAGGAGGGGAAGGGAAGGTACGTCTATGTCTGCCTTCACATGGTGATGGAGGATAAGCGCCTCTTCTTTACCTCGGACGAGTGTCCCACTACGGAATCGAAGATACACCAGGTCGAGACCGATGCGGTGAATTTCATCGAGGATATGGGTTTTATGATCGTAAAGAAGAATATGCTTGATGAGCGCGCTGGTGCTTTAAGGGAAAACTTCATCAGGAGGCTGGTCCCCTTTGCTGAGAACCTAAAGGATATAAGGAAGCGGGAGGAGAGGGAAAAAGAGGAGAAGAGAACAAAAATTGTAAAAGTGGAAGATGAAGAGGAAGAATACGAAGAGGTTTTAGAAGAGGTGTATGAGGAGGTGCCGGTAGAAGAGGAGGATGACTCGGATCGAATCGAATCCTCCGGCGGGGCTCGGGGTGAAGAAGAGGTGAAGTATGAGAGTCTCGATGATATTATGGTGGATGATTCGAGCGATCTGGAGGTCAAGAGTTCAGGGGTGGTGAGGGGAATCGTAGATAAGCCCAAGCGTGAAGGAGTGAAGGCGGAGATAAAGATCGAGGCGGATTCAAAGAGAATAGCCGAGGCGGAAGATAAGGTCTCAATCGTCGTTGAATCGGCGGTGAAGAATATCCCGGATATTTCCGCTTCGAAGATCAGGACCGATGATGATAAGGTGGTTCGGGAGAGGGTCGCAAGAAAAACGGAGTCGGAGTTCTTCGTTGAAGAGGATCAAAAGGATCTTGTAAAACTTCTTATATCTTTGTAATTTTAGGAACAATTAAGGAATGTAGGTAAATCATGAAAAAAAGTCCGCTTTTCATTACGGCGTTCTCTTTTTTGGCATTAATCCTTCTTTTATCGACGGCCTGTGTGACGACCCCGAAAAATGAAACAGACAAGGAGGGGCAGCCGAAGGATATCAAGGGGGCGAGATACACCCTTCACTACAACACGGGTCTTTCCCGCCTGGGCGCCGGGAAACCGACTTATGCCATGGTGGAGTTTATAGAGGCGGAAAAATATAAAAAGACACCGGAGCTTTACTACGCCATGGGTCAGACGTGCTACGAGCTCAAGAGGTATGCTCTATCGCTCGACTATTTCGATAAAACCCTTTTCATGGATAAAGATTTTTCGAAGGCGTACGTAGGCAAGGGGATTGTCTTGATAGCTATGGAGCGTTACGACGAGGCGATCGTACAGCTGAAAAAATCCCTTGAAAATATCATATTTCACGAGCCGGAGTCCGCCTATTACAACATAGCCGTGGCGTATGCGAAGATGAACAACTACGAAGGAGCCGTTGAAAACCTGAAGACAGCGATCAGATTGAAGCCGGAATACATTCCACCGTACCTCGAGCTGGCGCGGATATACAGGAAGATGGGGAGGTTCGATTTGTCGGAAAGCGTTCTCCAGGAGGCGCTGGAGCAATATCCCGAGCTTGCCCAGGCTCACTATATGCTGGGGATAATCTATCTCGAACAAAAGAGAAGTTTAGCGGCCAAAATGGAGTTCAGTGAAGTAATAAAGCTGGTTCCCGACACGCCGCTGGCGAGAGAGGCGGAAAAGTATCTGAAAGGATT
Proteins encoded:
- a CDS encoding tetratricopeptide repeat protein; this translates as MKKSPLFITAFSFLALILLLSTACVTTPKNETDKEGQPKDIKGARYTLHYNTGLSRLGAGKPTYAMVEFIEAEKYKKTPELYYAMGQTCYELKRYALSLDYFDKTLFMDKDFSKAYVGKGIVLIAMERYDEAIVQLKKSLENIIFHEPESAYYNIAVAYAKMNNYEGAVENLKTAIRLKPEYIPPYLELARIYRKMGRFDLSESVLQEALEQYPELAQAHYMLGIIYLEQKRSLAAKMEFSEVIKLVPDTPLAREAEKYLKGLEN